GTACTCATGAATATACTGAGAGGAGATATTGCTCGACTTAGACGCTGTACCGCTATCACCACGGGAACGGAGGGGGCCATACCACGCTCGAAGCCATTCAAATACACCTACGAGAAAGAAATTGTTATGTACGCTTATTTTAAGAAACTGGACTACTTTTCCAccgagtgtgtgtactcacccAACGCGTACAGAGGCCACGCTCGGGCCTATCTCAAAGATCTGGAATCAATCCGTCCGAGTGCTATTATCGATATTATCCATTCCGGGGACAGCCTGTCTGTGAAATCCGATGTTAAAATGCCCATACAAGGAACGTGCAGTCGCTGTGGTTACATCTCAAGCCAAGAGCTCTGCAAAGCTTGCATTCTATTGGAGGGATTAAATCGAGGTTTGCCTAAACTAGGGATTGGCAAAGTGTCAGGGAGCACCCTCTCCTCGCATATACGAAAGATGGAGCTGAAAGAAACGGATGATCAATCTTCAGAGAGTTGCTCGTGTGCTGGGGAGGAAGGAAACAAAGAAGGGAACAAAGATGGCTGCTGCTCTGGAGAAAGAACTGTTAGCAGTGTCACAGTAGGTGATAGCAAACACCTGCTGGACTTTTAAATTATGTGTGTTAATGTTTCTTTCCACGTACATTATTTATCCATTAATCTACATGCCAAATAATAATGATTTTCGCCAATTTCTGCTACCTAACCTTGCCTGattcatgtatatatatacagattTCTGATACAGCTAAGCAATTGCAAGTTCCCCACCTAGCCTTGTTCCCATGCAGGCCGATTTGTCCCTAAAATAACGATAGGTCGCCTCCTAGTTATCAACCTATAGctagagacaaatcggcctgggaacgaggctagctcCCACTGACTCAGTTTTGACCCCATTGGTAACCATTGGTAACCCGCACCcaatataccataattatagtgaagccCCTCCCAATTTCCACATATTAAATGGTTGGAATGTACATGCAAGGCCGGGATTCTTGATGTTTTCG
This is a stretch of genomic DNA from Halichondria panicea chromosome 1, odHalPani1.1, whole genome shotgun sequence. It encodes these proteins:
- the LOC135352381 gene encoding cytoplasmic tRNA 2-thiolation protein 1-like, producing the protein MPVLCAVCSTNNAALKRPKTGQVICKECFYAAFEDEVHRTIVTHQLFSPGETIAIGASGGKDSTVLAHIMKTLNDRHSYGLNLILLSIDEGITGYRDDSLETVKRNQVQYDLPLKVLSYKELYGWTMDAIVQQIGMKNNCTFCGVFRRQALDRGAMGLKVDKIVTGHNADDIAETVLMNILRGDIARLRRCTAITTGTEGAIPRSKPFKYTYEKEIVMYAYFKKLDYFSTECVYSPNAYRGHARAYLKDLESIRPSAIIDIIHSGDSLSVKSDVKMPIQGTCSRCGYISSQELCKACILLEGLNRGLPKLGIGKVSGSTLSSHIRKMELKETDDQSSESCSCAGEEGNKEGNKDGCCSGERTVSSVTVGDSKHLLDF